One genomic segment of Candidatus Hydrogenedentota bacterium includes these proteins:
- a CDS encoding Gfo/Idh/MocA family oxidoreductase, with the protein MNRRGFFRRAGQGAALAGMGLMVAEAAEASSKRKIVPADPHAPKTGRLLKDDEIIGIGMIGVGGMGGSHVEELCSMEKAGAKIQIRAVCDVYKRRQTYRQKWIKSNVGRDVDAYTDYRKLLERDDIHAVVIATPDHWHALNSIHAMEAGKDVYCQKPVTLTTEESIAVRDKVLETGRIFQCGAQGSSDDWWWQARAFIKKGGIGKVVWAQADYSRNSAGGPDDRGGEWNWHIDPDATDKPGAGEAYIDWQQWLGPAPKRPFSKPRFFQFRKFWDYSGGIATDLLYHVLAPMTIALDAKAPERATAAGGIFVQHDDREVPDTFMMTLDYPDDYTVVLTSSMANRQANPTIIRGHKATIRPDGEGMKVTAEDEFKEWFKKEFGQEEIIVPRQPRPGHMEVWLQAIRTRGEVHLDAETSYRAMAGIKMGVEAYRQDKTIYWDWQKERYVNKHPRPNRNSKYPAEKA; encoded by the coding sequence ATGAATCGCCGCGGCTTTTTCCGCCGGGCCGGACAAGGCGCCGCATTGGCGGGCATGGGGTTGATGGTCGCGGAAGCGGCGGAGGCTTCGTCCAAACGAAAGATTGTCCCGGCGGACCCGCATGCGCCGAAGACCGGGCGTCTGCTCAAGGACGACGAGATCATCGGCATCGGCATGATCGGCGTGGGCGGCATGGGCGGCAGCCATGTCGAGGAACTCTGTTCCATGGAAAAGGCCGGGGCCAAAATCCAGATCCGCGCGGTATGCGACGTGTACAAGCGCCGCCAGACTTATCGCCAGAAATGGATCAAGAGCAATGTCGGGCGCGACGTGGACGCATACACCGATTACCGGAAACTGCTGGAGCGCGACGATATCCACGCCGTGGTCATCGCGACGCCCGATCACTGGCACGCGCTCAACTCGATTCATGCCATGGAAGCCGGCAAGGACGTGTATTGCCAGAAACCCGTCACGCTGACCACCGAGGAATCCATCGCCGTCCGCGACAAGGTGCTTGAAACGGGGCGCATCTTCCAGTGCGGCGCGCAAGGATCGTCCGACGACTGGTGGTGGCAGGCCCGCGCCTTCATCAAGAAGGGCGGCATCGGCAAGGTGGTGTGGGCGCAGGCGGATTACAGCCGCAATTCGGCCGGCGGACCCGACGATCGCGGCGGCGAATGGAACTGGCACATCGACCCCGACGCGACCGACAAACCCGGCGCCGGCGAGGCATACATTGACTGGCAGCAATGGCTGGGCCCCGCGCCGAAACGCCCCTTTTCCAAGCCCCGCTTTTTCCAGTTCCGAAAATTCTGGGACTATTCCGGCGGCATCGCGACCGACTTGCTCTACCACGTCCTCGCGCCGATGACCATCGCCCTCGACGCGAAAGCGCCCGAACGCGCCACGGCCGCCGGCGGCATCTTCGTTCAACACGACGACCGCGAAGTCCCCGACACGTTCATGATGACGCTCGATTATCCCGACGATTACACGGTGGTGCTGACTTCCTCCATGGCCAACCGGCAGGCCAACCCGACCATTATCCGCGGGCACAAGGCCACGATCCGGCCGGACGGCGAAGGCATGAAAGTCACCGCCGAAGACGAGTTCAAGGAATGGTTCAAGAAGGAATTCGGTCAGGAAGAAATCATCGTGCCGCGCCAGCCGCGTCCCGGCCACATGGAAGTATGGCTGCAGGCCATCCGCACGCGCGGCGAAGTGCATCTCGACGCCGAAACGTCGTACCGCGCCATGGCCGGCATCAAGATGGGCGTCGAGGCCTACCGGCAGGACAAGACCATCTACTGGGACTGGCAGAAAGAACGCTACGTCAACAAGCACCCGCGCCCGAATCGAAATTCAAAGTATCCGGCGGAAAAAGCCTGA